In Geminocystis sp. NIES-3708, a single window of DNA contains:
- a CDS encoding L-threonylcarbamoyladenylate synthase encodes MATLYELNPDNPQSRDIEQITKALKKGAIMLYPTDTVYAIGCDMNVKSAVERVRTLKRLSNDKPLTFLCSSLSHISEYAIVSDDAYRIMKRLIPGPYTFLLPTTKLVPKLVMSPKRKTTGIRVPDQNVCQALLQSLDNPIISTSAHIVDEDGNSIAENWEKFRLFDELDKQVDIIIDDYSNPGFDVSTILDFSTDKPSVIRQGLGWKEVENWFNFD; translated from the coding sequence ATGGCTACATTATACGAATTAAATCCTGATAACCCACAATCTCGTGATATTGAACAAATTACTAAAGCGTTAAAAAAAGGAGCTATTATGCTTTATCCTACAGATACAGTTTATGCTATCGGCTGTGATATGAATGTCAAATCTGCTGTGGAAAGAGTAAGAACTTTAAAACGTTTATCTAATGATAAACCATTAACTTTTCTTTGTTCTTCTTTATCTCATATTTCTGAATATGCCATTGTCAGTGATGATGCTTATCGTATCATGAAACGTTTAATTCCAGGTCCTTATACTTTTTTATTACCAACAACAAAGTTAGTACCGAAATTAGTAATGTCTCCTAAACGTAAAACTACAGGAATTAGAGTACCAGATCAAAACGTGTGTCAAGCATTATTACAATCTCTTGATAATCCTATTATTTCTACTTCTGCTCATATTGTAGATGAAGATGGAAACTCTATTGCTGAAAATTGGGAAAAATTTCGTTTATTTGATGAATTAGATAAACAAGTTGATATTATTATTGATGATTATAGTAATCCAGGATTTGATGTTTCTACTATTCTTGATTTTTCCACTGATAAACCATCAGTAATTCGCCAAGGGTTAGGCTGGAAAGAGGTTGAAAATTGGTTTAATTTTGATTAA
- a CDS encoding DUF2256 domain-containing protein encodes MAKNIKKADFPTKICPVCGLSFTWRKKWAKCWDEVKYCSEKCRKNK; translated from the coding sequence ATGGCAAAAAATATTAAAAAAGCTGATTTTCCTACTAAAATATGTCCTGTTTGTGGATTGTCTTTTACTTGGCGTAAAAAATGGGCAAAATGTTGGGATGAAGTTAAATATTGTTCTGAAAAATGTCGTAAAAATAAATAA
- a CDS encoding iron uptake porin, which translates to MTNKLNYLLFLSIIFNLGYFLDANMAQAQSIIDSQRMTDDSHNNSMSQINSVSQLRDVSPTDWAFEALRSLVERYGCIVGYPDRTFRGNQALSRYEFAAGLNACLNTMERLIQEGTTVIKEDLEKLKTLAKEYQLELATLNTRVNNLESRIAFLEDNNFSPTTTLRGENIIVFSGVGGNETAALGVPKGTPITDGQVTANYRTRLDFNTSFSGKDLLKVRLQMGNFYFARGGSNLTDFNFSAGGDNNTALNKVQYNFPVGDRLKLFLAGIKITLDDISDPLSPYTSDFATGSVAFFPSLAPIYLMNDYEGPGVGAYYDITDKLNLGFLYSALNGSNPESGNGLFNGKYNIAAQLTYKFEGNTGIAFAYARDYSGTGDLQDFSLLGYTGLNNTDDPFDSNAASSDHYAVIGSWQINPRFNVSGWGMYTYSKAEGGLRKGDYADIWNWKVSLAFPDLLKEGNLGVVSVGSPPYAATLTNKNNISTDIVATKDTPFLIETFYMFKLTDNISITPAFWVAINPANNRDPLYVGALRTSFTF; encoded by the coding sequence ATGACTAATAAACTTAATTATCTCTTATTTTTATCTATTATCTTTAATTTAGGCTATTTTTTAGATGCAAATATGGCTCAAGCACAATCAATCATTGACTCTCAAAGGATGACTGATGATTCCCATAACAATTCCATGAGTCAAATTAATAGCGTTTCACAACTGCGAGATGTATCGCCTACGGATTGGGCATTTGAAGCCCTTAGAAGTCTTGTGGAGCGTTATGGTTGTATTGTCGGTTATCCTGACAGAACTTTTAGAGGTAATCAGGCTTTAAGTCGTTATGAATTTGCCGCAGGTTTGAATGCCTGTTTAAATACAATGGAAAGGTTAATACAAGAAGGCACAACGGTTATTAAAGAAGACTTAGAGAAATTAAAAACATTAGCTAAAGAATATCAACTAGAATTAGCAACCCTTAATACTAGAGTCAATAATTTAGAAAGTAGAATTGCCTTTTTAGAAGATAATAATTTTTCCCCCACCACCACTTTACGAGGGGAAAATATCATTGTTTTTTCGGGAGTTGGAGGTAATGAAACTGCGGCTCTTGGAGTTCCAAAAGGTACACCTATAACCGATGGACAAGTTACTGCTAATTATAGAACTCGTCTTGATTTCAACACCAGTTTTAGCGGTAAAGATTTGTTAAAAGTTCGTTTACAAATGGGTAATTTTTATTTTGCACGAGGAGGAAGTAATTTAACAGATTTTAACTTTAGTGCAGGAGGAGATAATAACACCGCTTTAAATAAAGTACAGTATAACTTTCCTGTAGGCGATCGCCTCAAGTTATTTTTAGCGGGAATTAAAATTACTCTCGATGACATTTCTGATCCTCTTTCTCCTTATACTTCGGATTTTGCCACAGGATCAGTAGCATTTTTTCCCAGTTTAGCACCAATTTACCTCATGAACGACTATGAAGGTCCGGGAGTAGGAGCTTACTATGACATCACCGATAAACTGAATTTAGGGTTTCTCTATTCTGCTCTCAATGGTAGTAATCCTGAAAGCGGAAATGGTTTATTTAACGGAAAATATAATATTGCGGCTCAATTAACTTACAAATTTGAGGGTAATACGGGAATTGCCTTCGCCTATGCCAGAGATTATAGTGGCACGGGAGATTTACAAGATTTTTCCCTCTTGGGTTATACAGGATTAAATAATACTGATGATCCTTTTGATAGTAACGCTGCATCTTCTGACCATTATGCCGTAATTGGGTCATGGCAGATCAACCCTCGTTTTAACGTTTCTGGTTGGGGAATGTACACCTATTCTAAAGCTGAAGGTGGACTGAGAAAGGGAGATTATGCTGATATTTGGAATTGGAAAGTAAGTTTAGCTTTTCCTGACTTATTAAAAGAGGGAAATTTAGGTGTTGTCAGTGTCGGAAGTCCTCCCTATGCGGCTACTTTAACTAATAAAAACAATATTTCTACCGATATTGTTGCTACTAAAGATACACCTTTTCTGATCGAAACATTTTATATGTTTAAATTAACAGACAATATATCAATAACTCCTGCTTTTTGGGTAGCTATTAACCCAGCAAATAACCGAGATCCTTTATATGTGGGTGCTTTGCGGACATCTTTTACTTTTTAA
- a CDS encoding ABC transporter permease subunit (The N-terminal region of this protein, as described by TIGR01726, is a three transmembrane segment that identifies a subfamily of ABC transporter permease subunits, which specificities that include histidine, arginine, glutamine, glutamate, L-cystine (sic), the opines (in Agrobacterium) octopine and nopaline, etc.): MIKHFRHRWIKPIVLGLLACLTIILITFNPFTVQPVKSQLIAFKVGTEPTFPPFEMPSEDGSGLQGFDIDLMKAIGNEVGLTVEFESLPFDGIIPALQSGTLDGAISGMTITAERGRTVAFSSPYFKAGLAIAVQENNDKINSFDDLTGRKIAVQIGTTGAMEAQKIPNAQIVAFDSAVLALQELVNGKVDAVVNDGPVTLFAIKEAGLRGVKVVGELVTEEFYGIALPMNSEKVMLLNYGLFKILRNGTYKQIYQKWFAGEPLVLPLIAPSLIGTTSSDFTTNPLSASSNQSVLTLLIQRLPQGAVVTLTLTALSIFFGLIGGSFVAFGLISDNKFLKNILRVYVEFFRGTPMLVQLFIIYFGLPAFFQGIGLQWSLQRLPAAVIALSLNVAAYLAEIIRGGIQSIDKGQWEACEALGMNRLQTLKEVIMPQAFRRILPPLGNEFITLIKDTSLVAVIGFAELFRQGQLIVATTFQAFQVYIAVALVYLVLTTLSSFGFKWLEQKMDPVGQAKRKTTLSNSL, encoded by the coding sequence ATGATCAAACACTTTCGACATCGATGGATTAAGCCCATTGTTTTGGGGTTACTAGCTTGTCTGACAATAATTTTGATAACTTTTAACCCCTTTACGGTGCAACCAGTCAAAAGTCAGTTAATTGCTTTCAAAGTAGGTACAGAACCAACTTTTCCTCCTTTTGAAATGCCGTCAGAAGATGGTAGCGGTTTGCAAGGTTTTGATATTGATTTAATGAAAGCCATCGGTAATGAAGTTGGGTTGACGGTGGAGTTTGAATCATTACCCTTTGATGGTATTATTCCTGCTTTACAATCAGGCACTCTCGATGGTGCAATTAGTGGTATGACAATTACTGCCGAAAGAGGACGAACTGTAGCATTTTCTAGTCCTTATTTTAAAGCAGGTTTAGCTATTGCCGTTCAAGAAAATAACGATAAAATTAACAGTTTTGACGATTTAACAGGGCGAAAAATTGCCGTACAAATAGGCACAACGGGAGCGATGGAAGCACAAAAAATCCCTAACGCCCAAATAGTCGCTTTTGATTCAGCAGTATTAGCTTTACAAGAGTTAGTCAACGGTAAAGTTGATGCAGTAGTCAATGATGGTCCTGTAACATTATTTGCTATAAAAGAAGCAGGATTACGAGGAGTAAAAGTTGTCGGAGAATTAGTCACAGAGGAGTTTTATGGCATCGCTTTACCCATGAATTCCGAAAAAGTAATGTTACTTAACTATGGCTTGTTCAAAATTTTACGTAACGGCACTTATAAGCAAATTTATCAAAAATGGTTCGCTGGTGAGCCTTTAGTATTACCTTTAATCGCACCCTCTTTAATCGGCACTACGTCTTCGGATTTTACAACAAATCCCCTCAGTGCTAGTAGTAATCAATCGGTATTAACTTTACTCATCCAAAGATTACCTCAAGGTGCAGTTGTCACCCTCACCTTAACGGCATTATCCATCTTTTTTGGCTTAATTGGCGGATCATTCGTCGCTTTTGGCTTAATTTCCGATAACAAATTCCTTAAAAATATTTTACGAGTTTATGTAGAATTTTTCAGAGGAACACCGATGCTAGTACAACTGTTTATTATTTATTTCGGTTTACCTGCTTTCTTTCAAGGTATTGGTTTACAGTGGAGTTTACAACGTCTTCCAGCCGCAGTTATTGCGTTAAGTTTAAATGTTGCCGCTTATCTCGCAGAAATTATTAGAGGAGGTATTCAATCCATAGATAAAGGTCAATGGGAAGCCTGTGAAGCATTGGGAATGAATCGATTACAAACCTTAAAAGAAGTAATTATGCCTCAAGCCTTTCGCCGAATTTTGCCCCCGTTAGGTAACGAGTTTATCACCCTCATTAAAGACACCAGTTTGGTTGCGGTAATCGGTTTTGCTGAATTATTCCGACAAGGGCAATTAATTGTAGCGACTACATTTCAAGCCTTTCAAGTTTATATTGCGGTGGCGTTAGTCTATCTAGTTTTAACAACCTTATCCTCTTTTGGATTTAAGTGGTTAGAACAAAAAATGGACCCTGTAGGACAAGCGAAAAGAAAAACAACACTAAGCAACTCTTTGTAA
- a CDS encoding amino acid ABC transporter ATP-binding protein produces MSSPIPVIISDNLHKSFGNLEVLKGVNIALYKGDVVSVIGPSGCGKTTFIRCLNRLETVTSGTLEVMGVDMSAHKISEISLRQLRSKVSMVFQHFNLFPHLTVLQNLMLAPQKVLKKSTHEAKEKALHYLAKVGLSAKSDFYPEQLSGGQKQRVAIARSLCMQPEIILFDEPTSALDPELVGEVLSTMKQLAEEGMTMVVVTHEMQFAREVSNKVLFFNEGIIEEMGKPEDLFSAPKSERLKTFLKRTNSGVYNE; encoded by the coding sequence ATGTCTTCACCTATACCAGTAATTATTAGTGACAATTTACATAAAAGTTTTGGAAATTTAGAAGTATTAAAAGGGGTAAATATTGCTTTATATAAAGGTGATGTTGTCTCGGTAATCGGTCCTTCTGGCTGTGGCAAAACCACTTTTATTCGATGTTTAAATCGTCTTGAAACTGTTACATCAGGAACTTTAGAAGTTATGGGAGTTGATATGTCTGCCCATAAAATTAGCGAAATTTCTTTACGACAGTTGAGAAGTAAAGTAAGTATGGTTTTTCAACATTTTAATTTATTTCCTCACTTAACAGTTCTACAAAATTTGATGTTAGCACCACAAAAAGTATTGAAAAAATCTACTCATGAAGCCAAAGAAAAAGCGTTACATTATTTGGCAAAAGTTGGTTTATCTGCTAAATCTGACTTTTATCCTGAGCAACTTTCGGGAGGACAAAAACAACGAGTGGCGATCGCCCGTAGTTTGTGTATGCAACCTGAGATTATTTTATTTGATGAGCCTACTAGCGCTTTAGATCCTGAATTAGTAGGAGAAGTACTTTCGACCATGAAACAATTAGCAGAAGAAGGTATGACAATGGTAGTCGTTACTCATGAAATGCAGTTTGCAAGAGAGGTTTCTAATAAAGTGTTATTTTTCAATGAAGGAATTATCGAGGAAATGGGTAAACCTGAAGATTTATTTTCTGCACCAAAAAGTGAACGATTAAAGACATTTTTAAAACGTACTAATTCAGGAGTTTATAACGAATAA
- a CDS encoding ABC transporter permease, producing MNYFVKRVLISIPTLLAISLVIFFILALAPGDPLSEFASNPNITAEVRENLRKSLGLDKPIYIRYLKWLLAFFQGDLGYSFSSRSSVFGLILQRLPNTLMIVGVAYIISVFLAIPMGLISAVKRYSLLDNVITAIAFFGYSIPPFFTGLLLIIIFSVQLKWLPFIYDSNLEIINFATFFAQIKQSIMPIMVLSLYQTAVLMRFMRSSVMEELNHDYVRTAYSKGLNTYQVVVNHVLRNALIPVITLIALDIPSIFTGALVTEQIFRIPGIGALLIESIYRSDTPVVMAITMIYGILIVIFNLIADLTYSWLDPRVRLD from the coding sequence ATGAATTATTTTGTCAAAAGAGTTTTAATTTCCATACCAACTTTATTGGCTATTAGTCTAGTAATTTTTTTTATTTTAGCATTAGCACCGGGTGATCCTCTCAGTGAATTTGCTTCTAATCCAAATATTACGGCGGAAGTTAGAGAAAATCTGAGAAAATCTTTAGGGTTAGATAAGCCTATTTATATTCGCTATCTTAAATGGCTTTTGGCTTTTTTTCAAGGAGATTTAGGTTATTCTTTTAGTAGTAGAAGCTCAGTTTTTGGTTTGATTTTACAGCGTCTTCCTAATACCTTAATGATTGTGGGTGTTGCTTATATAATTAGTGTTTTTCTGGCAATTCCTATGGGATTAATTTCTGCGGTTAAACGCTATTCTTTACTCGATAATGTTATCACAGCGATCGCTTTTTTTGGCTATTCAATTCCACCTTTTTTCACAGGATTATTATTGATCATAATTTTTAGTGTACAACTTAAATGGCTACCTTTTATTTATGATAGCAATTTAGAAATTATCAATTTTGCAACTTTTTTCGCACAAATTAAACAGTCTATTATGCCCATTATGGTATTAAGTTTATATCAAACGGCGGTATTAATGCGATTTATGAGATCATCAGTGATGGAAGAATTGAATCATGATTATGTACGGACAGCTTACAGTAAAGGATTAAATACTTATCAAGTGGTGGTTAATCATGTTTTACGCAATGCTTTGATTCCTGTTATCACTTTAATCGCTTTAGATATTCCTAGTATATTCACTGGAGCATTAGTTACTGAACAAATTTTTCGTATCCCCGGGATTGGTGCTTTATTGATTGAATCAATTTATCGTAGTGACACTCCTGTCGTGATGGCGATAACAATGATTTATGGTATTCTAATCGTTATCTTTAATCTTATAGCAGATTTGACCTATTCATGGCTTGATCCTAGAGTAAGATTAGATTGA
- a CDS encoding AbrB/MazE/SpoVT family DNA-binding domain-containing protein has translation MLEVTLSKEYQIVIPQEIRKSLHLKAGQKFSLVIKDDLISLIPRTNSLESFRGILKGANIDNIRDIDKRVQK, from the coding sequence ATGTTAGAAGTTACATTATCAAAAGAATATCAAATTGTTATTCCTCAAGAAATTAGAAAAAGTTTACACTTAAAAGCAGGACAAAAATTCTCCCTAGTCATCAAAGATGATTTAATATCTTTAATTCCCCGAACAAATTCCCTTGAATCCTTTAGAGGTATTTTGAAAGGGGCAAATATTGATAATATTCGAGATATTGACAAAAGAGTACAAAAGTAG